Sequence from the Hylaeus volcanicus isolate JK05 chromosome 1, UHH_iyHylVolc1.0_haploid, whole genome shotgun sequence genome:
atgagttaataagaaaataatgttaacttcGATCACGcatattatccctttggagTATGTATGTACTTACCTGCGGGTGGTCATAAAGACCAGGCCCAGAATTGGAAGAATAGCAATGTCCAAGCTCCGAGGGTTCGAAAAGGGAcaagaacgaggaaaaaggcgCTGTTATTCCCGAACGTGTTTGCCGAATCCACCATCTCGTGGATCGCTGAATTTGGTTCGCGAACACAGTTTTCGCCTAACCCAGCGGGGCTACTTTTACGACTACTTCTACGCCTATTAGGAGGGTCATTTGTTAGCGAACTCTGCTATTTCTCGTCCACACTACGGCGAAAACCGGTGAATAACATGTTCACGAATGATGTACGTGACCAGCGTTCGCCGCAGTGTGGACTCGGGGTTACACTGCTCGCTTGCCGAGCGTCAAGGGGAACCCCTCCACCCCAGTGGTGGGAATAGTCATCTTGCATTCATCCAGTCAATCCTGTCTtacacttatccagtcttatccagtctttacggCCAATAACGATAACTCGAGGCGAAGCGGAAAATCTGATTCGATGGCAACTtaacagtgatgggcaaaaccctaggcttcgaataaatctgaagtttgcttaTATGTTtgtctttttcctcttttgaagattttccaaaaaaggaaacaagaccaacacatcggcaaacttcagatttattcgaagcctaggctTTTGCCtttaaaggtcgattcagactatacgacacagaccgtcacgttccggcaacgacacgtaccggcaccgccacgacaaaacattaaaacacgcgttttaatggaactattcacactattcccgttgacggaacgttcaggtcggtgtctgttaagtgtgaatagttccattaaaacgcgtgttttaatgttttgtcgtggcggtgccggaacgtgacggtccgtgtcgtatagtctgaatcgaccttaagaCATCACCGCAACTTCATTACCTTCCTCGTGTTCATCGTGACGATTATCGTTTTGGTCCAAGTCCGAGTAAACTCGAACTTCATCTTCGTCAACATGCGAGTCTGTGCTCCGTATTCCATCGTTTGCACACGCTGTAACAATTGTTTTCGAAGGATTGCCAATGGTCAAACGTGGTTTGACCGTGTCTTTTAAAAACAGCAGTTGGTCATAATATGGCCATTTTGACGTAGGTGTGATTTCTGTGGCATCTGCTGAACGATAGGGAGGCAGTTTTCCCAACTCGACGGAAAACTGGTCGCgcaaatatttccatttctttctcAGTCTTGTTTCTGTGAAGAAACGAGGGTTTCAGTGGAGAACATTATGGAAATTGGTTGGGTACTTTCGTAAATGTTCCCTGGTAATGACTTTCTTAGCGATATTACTTTAGATTATCCCATCCCGACTATCAGTAGCGGTAGAAGGAAATATTAGGCTATTTCATAAGTTCGTGGTGAAAATTTTAGTTACAatcaatcccataagtattcgtaccttctatgtctactgaagaaatttgtttaaattaaatgataatagaTGCtgccaaataaatgtttcattataaatatgtacgtgaATAAACTTTGTACACGTGTCCAGGGTGAATCAAGTAAGTGTGTCTGTCAAAGGGAAAAGATGAATAGTTCAGAGAGTACTATATTTGTAagaccaaatttttttataactgcAATGGTGCATGTGCAATCGGTAGtcgctttattttttttaatggaaatgcatatttttattgcatagattgaattttttcgtCATACTTCGTTAAAAAGTACTAGggtaaagtggtaaaaaagttattatttcgtgagatattttaaacaatttatatttataaactatgAAACTTTtactaatgaaacatttatttggaaacaagaaacctatcatttaattaagataaatttcTTGAGTAGATATAGAagatacttatgggactgactgtacattcccatattaatttgaatagcagAACAGTAATAATCTATTATTATGAATCTACTGTCACTGGTTCCATACTTTTAACACTGTCCAAGAGAGgggaatgtttattttttaaatgtgatATAAGTACATTTTTcctatttcaaaatatttaattgtaatatcttgttataaatatttaacgactGAATCATCATTCAAGACGTGTTTATTTAACATTCGActtcattttcgaaaaatgaatatgaGTCTGTGGTTCCATTATAAGAAGAATTACAATAGacatatatgtttatatcaaataaaaccAATTTCCATACTGTAGTGCACGATTTTAATTAgggaaaatatatacatatatttatagcTTTTATGATAAGCTTTTACCTTAATGACATTTTGACTTATTGGACTATGTCATTTTAGAAATTTGtgatatataaacaaaatcgTCGAATGAAAAAGGATTGTattgtaaacaaacattacATACTATAAgtttagtaataaataattctaatctATGTATAAATTctccattaaaattcatgaaataccTGTTTCTAAGCGGTATCTTATTTCTACAGCAGATAACATAAAACGtgtgtgtattttatataattataaatatctgtcaataaatcaaataaagaaaagaaatcacTCATGAAATATTCACTAATAAGAAATagcatatatatttatttatattaagtaTAATACaactaacaataaaaataaatatgtattatttgatATACTTACCGTCTTCTACCATTTCTGCAGAAATTTCCTTCCAGTGCATGTCTACCACAGATCTATTCCAGTGATATTTACTCTTTTTATCCCATATCGGAGTTCTTTTGAAAACCGCGTCTATCAATAGTTCGTTGTACATTTCACTAATTTAtgttacgttttatttacgaTGTCTGGTAACAATGAAGCCGAATAGTCAAGCATGCAGTAAACTGTGGCATAGTCGCGTGAAAACGAGTGAGGTTTGTCGCAGGCTCTCGTAGCTTTTCGGCGCAGGTCGACGCAGATCGGCGCCATTCGACGCTGG
This genomic interval carries:
- the LOC128882054 gene encoding uncharacterized protein LOC128882054 isoform X1, whose translation is MYNELLIDAVFKRTPIWDKKSKYHWNRSVVDMHWKEISAEMVEDETRLRKKWKYLRDQFSVELGKLPPYRSADATEITPTSKWPYYDQLLFLKDTVKPRLTIGNPSKTIVTACANDGIRSTDSHVDEDEVRVYSDLDQNDNRHDEHEEGSSCASSSAVRGLKRKRGLERRKLEDLHLKPSRNRDLDDDEDILFFKSLLSHVKKIPESRKLSFRSRVQEIVEQFAYGTGTSSTRTTPISFHSSLHSTDTHDPLELNFHSISQSAQHSS